The following are encoded in a window of Streptomyces sp. 11x1 genomic DNA:
- a CDS encoding MBL fold metallo-hydrolase: MKVHHLNCGTMLPLTGALVCHVLLVEAPGGLVLVDSGFGLSDIAEPGRRLGPSRRLIRPVLRAEETAARQVEALGFRREDVRHIVVTHFDHDHIGGISDFPGAQVHTTAAEALGAMVSPSRRERSRYRSAQWAHGPKIVEHTPDGEAWRGFAAAKELDAVAPGVVLVSLPGHTRGHACVAVDTGSRWILHAGDAFFHRGTIDGRAPVPRALRAVENLLAHDLKQVRANHARLVELHRRRDADLTVVNAHDPVLYERARTAP; encoded by the coding sequence GTGAAGGTGCACCACCTCAACTGCGGGACGATGCTCCCGCTCACCGGCGCGCTGGTGTGCCACGTCCTGCTGGTCGAGGCACCGGGCGGACTGGTGCTGGTGGACTCCGGGTTCGGGCTGAGCGACATCGCCGAGCCCGGCCGTCGGCTGGGGCCCTCCCGGCGTCTGATCAGGCCCGTACTCAGGGCCGAGGAGACGGCGGCGCGTCAGGTCGAGGCCCTCGGGTTCCGGCGGGAGGACGTACGGCACATCGTGGTCACCCACTTCGACCACGACCACATCGGCGGCATCTCCGACTTCCCCGGTGCCCAGGTCCACACGACCGCGGCCGAGGCCCTGGGGGCGATGGTCTCCCCGTCCCGGCGGGAGCGGTCCCGGTACCGGTCGGCGCAGTGGGCCCACGGGCCGAAGATCGTCGAGCACACGCCGGACGGCGAGGCGTGGCGCGGCTTCGCCGCCGCCAAGGAGCTCGACGCCGTCGCCCCGGGCGTCGTCCTGGTGTCCCTTCCGGGGCACACCCGCGGCCACGCCTGCGTCGCGGTCGACACCGGAAGCCGCTGGATCCTGCACGCCGGCGACGCGTTCTTCCACCGGGGGACGATCGACGGACGCGCCCCCGTCCCCCGTGCCCTGCGCGCCGTGGAGAACCTGCTGGCGCATGACCTGAAGCAGGTGCGCGCCAACCACGCCCGCCTCGTCGAACTGCACCGCCGCCGTGACGCCGATCTGACCGTCGTCAACGCGCACGACCCCGTCCTGTACGAGCGCGCCCGCACCGCTCCCTAG
- a CDS encoding alpha/beta hydrolase, whose translation MRLHTREWGAGERIALLVHGIMSDSRTWRRVAPALADLGYRVIAVDLRGHGLSARGEYSPRLFADDLVDTLPRQADLALGHSLGGLALSLAVERLRPRRAVYSDPAWSSADPDRRVGPEVFASFKRATRAQTAALNPRWDPEDVDIEMATLAAWDAGSAHFLGGRPLSGFVPDRLVVPSLLQLADPSYLVGPEDAERLRSDGFAVRTVPGAGHTIHRDDFDGFMTSLDGWI comes from the coding sequence GTGCGGCTGCACACCCGGGAATGGGGCGCCGGTGAGCGGATCGCCCTGCTTGTTCACGGCATCATGTCCGACTCCCGCACCTGGCGCCGGGTCGCCCCGGCGCTCGCGGACCTCGGCTACCGGGTGATCGCCGTGGACCTGCGCGGCCACGGGCTGTCAGCGCGCGGCGAGTACAGTCCGCGGCTCTTCGCCGACGACCTCGTCGACACCCTGCCCCGACAGGCCGACCTGGCCCTCGGGCACTCCCTGGGCGGGCTCGCCCTCTCCCTCGCCGTCGAACGGCTGCGGCCCCGGCGGGCGGTCTACTCGGACCCCGCCTGGTCGTCCGCCGACCCCGACCGCCGCGTCGGCCCCGAGGTGTTCGCCTCCTTCAAACGAGCCACCCGCGCACAGACGGCCGCGCTCAACCCGCGCTGGGACCCCGAGGACGTCGACATCGAGATGGCCACCCTGGCCGCCTGGGACGCCGGCTCCGCCCACTTCCTCGGCGGCCGCCCGCTCAGCGGCTTCGTACCCGACCGCCTCGTCGTCCCCTCCCTCCTCCAACTCGCCGACCCCAGCTACCTGGTCGGCCCCGAGGACGCCGAGCGGCTCAGGTCCGACGGCTTCGCGGTCCGGACGGTCCCCGGAGCGGGCCACACCATCCACCGGGACGACTTCGACGGCTTCATGACGTCCCTCGACGGCTGGATCTGA
- a CDS encoding alpha/beta hydrolase, with the protein MSFGARIQARGVQLLLSGVMTRVHQDLRFTDVPKRTEALRVETGAGPVDCTVYRPPTTAPAPAPVYVNFHGGGFIVARPEQDDHICRYIAATAGCVVVNVDYAVAPQRVFPTAVTQAYDVVEWIAENGEAHDWDGSRIAVGGHSAGANLTAGVCRTARARGTFTPRLQIIDSAPLDMVADPATKRSRIAKPLLSPQLMRIFTAAYVPDPADLADPLASPGLADDLAGLPPALVITAENDRLRDEGDAYAEALTAAGVPVTHRVFEGVDHYFTHTGPVPAGKAAIDLMATTLRTALDATVPDAA; encoded by the coding sequence ATGTCGTTCGGTGCCAGAATCCAGGCCAGAGGGGTGCAGCTGCTGCTCAGTGGCGTCATGACCCGTGTCCACCAGGACCTGCGCTTCACCGACGTCCCGAAGCGGACGGAAGCCCTCCGGGTGGAGACAGGCGCCGGGCCGGTCGACTGCACCGTCTACCGCCCGCCGACGACCGCCCCCGCGCCCGCTCCCGTGTACGTCAACTTCCACGGCGGCGGCTTCATCGTGGCCCGCCCCGAACAGGACGACCACATCTGCCGTTACATCGCCGCCACGGCCGGCTGTGTCGTCGTCAACGTGGACTACGCCGTCGCCCCGCAGCGCGTCTTCCCCACCGCCGTCACCCAGGCCTACGACGTCGTCGAGTGGATCGCGGAGAACGGCGAGGCTCATGACTGGGACGGCTCGCGGATCGCCGTCGGCGGACACAGCGCGGGGGCCAACCTGACCGCCGGGGTCTGCCGGACGGCCCGCGCCCGGGGCACCTTCACACCCCGCCTCCAGATCATCGACTCCGCGCCGCTCGACATGGTCGCCGACCCGGCCACCAAGCGGTCCCGCATCGCCAAACCGCTGCTCAGCCCGCAGCTGATGCGGATCTTCACCGCCGCCTACGTCCCGGATCCGGCGGATCTCGCCGACCCGCTGGCCTCGCCCGGACTCGCCGACGACCTCGCCGGACTGCCGCCCGCCCTGGTCATCACCGCCGAGAACGACCGCCTGCGCGACGAGGGCGACGCCTACGCCGAGGCCCTGACAGCCGCCGGGGTCCCGGTCACCCACCGTGTCTTCGAGGGCGTCGACCACTACTTCACCCACACCGGCCCGGTGCCGGCGGGCAAGGCAGCGATCGACCTGATGGCCACGACCCTGCGCACTGCCCTCGACGCGACGGTCCCCGACGCGGCCTGA
- a CDS encoding VOC family protein, with translation MITTDLTPGSPCWLDLGVRDLPAAAAFYRAVLGWEYEPMGGGEGEETEGAGGVFRKDGKVVGGLGELTEQGARSAWMIYYTVTDADATTRAVESAGGTVRVPSRDLGDWGRMAQYSDPLGGQFAVWQPGTNAGFELADEPGSLTWTELYTTDASAAKEFYGGVLGWQFGEMPMPGDAGAYTLITPAGLPEERMQGGLMQLRAEDLALNDGRPYWHPVFAVADCDTAVAAVTGHGGSVQMGPEDMPGVGRLAVCLDPSNADFVLLAAES, from the coding sequence GTGATCACCACTGACCTGACGCCCGGCTCCCCCTGCTGGCTGGACCTCGGCGTCCGCGACCTGCCGGCCGCGGCGGCCTTCTACCGGGCGGTGCTTGGCTGGGAGTACGAGCCCATGGGCGGGGGTGAGGGGGAGGAGACGGAGGGCGCGGGCGGAGTCTTCCGCAAGGACGGCAAGGTGGTCGGCGGGCTCGGTGAACTCACCGAGCAGGGCGCGCGTTCGGCCTGGATGATCTACTACACGGTCACCGACGCGGACGCCACGACGCGGGCCGTGGAGAGCGCCGGCGGCACGGTGCGGGTGCCGTCGAGGGACCTCGGCGACTGGGGGCGGATGGCCCAGTACAGCGACCCGCTCGGCGGCCAGTTCGCCGTCTGGCAGCCGGGCACGAACGCGGGCTTCGAACTCGCGGACGAGCCGGGCTCGCTGACCTGGACGGAGCTTTACACGACCGACGCCTCGGCGGCCAAGGAGTTCTACGGCGGTGTCCTCGGCTGGCAGTTCGGCGAGATGCCCATGCCGGGCGACGCGGGCGCGTACACGCTCATCACGCCCGCCGGGCTTCCCGAGGAGCGGATGCAGGGCGGCCTCATGCAGCTGCGGGCCGAGGACCTCGCCCTGAACGACGGACGGCCGTACTGGCACCCCGTCTTCGCCGTCGCCGACTGCGACACGGCCGTGGCGGCGGTCACCGGGCACGGCGGCAGCGTGCAGATGGGCCCCGAGGACATGCCGGGCGTCGGCCGGCTCGCCGTCTGCCTCGACCCGTCGAACGCGGACTTCGTCCTCCTCGCCGCCGAGAGCTGA
- a CDS encoding SDR family NAD(P)-dependent oxidoreductase codes for MTVIAVIGAGPGLGAAVARRFGREGFAVALVARDPERTKALAAGLADEGVTAQGFAADVRDPEALTAALDAAHSALGPIEVLQYSPLPHPDFMLPVLETSHTDLVGPIEFSVYGAVAAVRQVLPGMRALGRGTILFVNGGTAVVPHPDRAGTSVAFAAESAYGHLLHDTLGAEGIHVAQLVVPGAIVPGHHRKDPAVLADTLWGIHRDRHGFRHFADDLDA; via the coding sequence ATGACCGTCATCGCCGTCATCGGAGCCGGGCCGGGTCTCGGCGCGGCCGTCGCCCGTCGCTTCGGCCGTGAGGGGTTCGCCGTGGCGCTCGTCGCCCGCGATCCGGAGCGCACGAAGGCGCTCGCCGCCGGCCTCGCCGACGAGGGTGTCACCGCGCAGGGGTTCGCCGCCGACGTGCGCGACCCGGAGGCCCTGACCGCCGCACTCGACGCGGCGCACTCGGCGCTGGGGCCGATCGAGGTCCTCCAGTACAGCCCCCTGCCGCACCCGGACTTCATGCTGCCGGTGCTGGAGACGAGCCACACCGACCTGGTCGGCCCGATCGAGTTCTCCGTCTACGGCGCGGTCGCCGCCGTACGGCAGGTGCTGCCCGGTATGCGCGCCCTCGGCCGGGGCACGATCCTGTTCGTCAACGGCGGTACGGCCGTGGTCCCGCACCCCGACCGGGCGGGGACGTCCGTCGCGTTCGCTGCCGAGAGCGCGTACGGCCACCTGCTGCACGACACCCTCGGGGCCGAGGGCATCCATGTCGCGCAGCTGGTGGTGCCCGGCGCGATCGTTCCCGGGCACCACCGCAAGGACCCGGCCGTCCTCGCCGACACCCTCTGGGGCATCCACCGCGACCGCCACGGCTTCCGGCACTTCGCCGACGACCTCGACGCCTGA
- a CDS encoding MFS transporter: protein MPSSPVAPPPPNPEQTEQAERTRQLRRVALSGLLGTAVEFYDFLVYGTVAALVFGELFFPGADPAVGTIAAFGTFAAGYVARPLGGIVFGHFGDRLGRKSMLLLTMGLMGGASFLIGLLPTYDTIGVWAPVLLIALRVLQGIAIGGEWGGATLMVVEHAGEKRRGLWSSFTQMGAPLGSLLSSLVVTLVVAMPRDEFAAWGWRVPFLLSVVLLGVGLFVRLKVVESPLFTQVKKDRARLPLLDVMRRPRALVLAACVGIGAFTAQSLLTSYLIAYATGIGYPRPEVLRALTVSAAVALVVLPCASALSDRVGRRPVVLAGALASAALAFPVLALVDSRSPGLLIMAVVLGHGIAQSVMYGPLGALLTEMFGTRVRYTGASLGYQLATLIGAGFSPMIAGSLVAANGGSSTPVSLLICGGAAITAVTVWFVRETHRESLGEAEAAPRGAAKEEVAS, encoded by the coding sequence ATGCCTTCGTCCCCCGTCGCTCCACCGCCCCCGAACCCCGAGCAGACCGAACAGGCGGAGCGCACGCGGCAGTTGCGCCGTGTGGCGTTGTCCGGGCTGCTGGGTACCGCTGTGGAGTTCTACGACTTCCTCGTCTACGGCACGGTCGCCGCGCTGGTGTTCGGCGAGTTGTTCTTTCCCGGCGCGGATCCGGCGGTGGGCACGATCGCCGCGTTCGGCACGTTCGCGGCGGGGTACGTGGCCCGGCCGCTGGGCGGGATCGTGTTCGGGCACTTCGGTGACCGGCTGGGCCGCAAGTCGATGCTGCTGCTGACGATGGGGCTGATGGGCGGTGCGAGTTTCCTGATCGGTCTGCTGCCCACCTACGACACCATCGGGGTGTGGGCGCCTGTGTTGCTGATCGCGCTGCGGGTGCTGCAGGGCATCGCGATCGGCGGCGAGTGGGGCGGTGCGACGCTGATGGTCGTCGAGCACGCCGGGGAGAAGCGGCGCGGGTTGTGGTCGAGCTTCACCCAGATGGGTGCGCCCCTGGGTTCGCTGCTGTCGTCGCTGGTGGTCACGCTGGTGGTGGCGATGCCGCGGGACGAGTTCGCGGCGTGGGGGTGGCGGGTGCCGTTCCTGCTGAGTGTGGTGCTGCTGGGGGTCGGGCTGTTCGTGCGGCTCAAGGTCGTGGAGAGTCCGCTGTTCACCCAGGTGAAGAAGGACCGGGCGCGGTTGCCGTTGCTGGATGTGATGCGCCGGCCGCGGGCGCTGGTGCTGGCGGCGTGCGTGGGGATCGGCGCGTTCACGGCACAGTCGCTGCTCACGAGCTATCTGATCGCGTACGCGACGGGGATCGGATATCCGCGGCCGGAGGTGCTCAGGGCGCTGACGGTGTCGGCGGCGGTGGCGCTGGTGGTGCTGCCGTGCGCGTCGGCGCTGTCGGACCGGGTGGGGCGCCGCCCGGTGGTCCTGGCGGGTGCGCTGGCCTCGGCGGCACTGGCGTTTCCGGTGCTGGCGCTGGTGGACTCACGCTCACCCGGACTGCTGATCATGGCGGTGGTGCTGGGGCACGGCATCGCGCAGTCGGTGATGTACGGACCGCTGGGGGCGTTGCTGACGGAGATGTTCGGGACGCGGGTCCGCTACACGGGAGCGTCGCTCGGCTATCAGCTCGCGACGCTGATCGGGGCGGGGTTCTCGCCGATGATCGCGGGGAGCCTGGTGGCCGCGAACGGGGGTTCCAGCACGCCGGTGTCGCTGTTGATCTGCGGAGGCGCGGCGATCACGGCGGTGACGGTGTGGTTCGTGCGCGAGACGCACCGGGAGTCGCTGGGCGAGGCCGAGGCCGCGCCCAGGGGCGCCGCGAAGGAAGAGGTGGCCTCCTGA
- a CDS encoding PaaX family transcriptional regulator C-terminal domain-containing protein, with product MEDYDILDTPDSDGPDSATSAGPQPRPQSLMLAFFGNHVLEEGDGDLCVYSGSIIDVLGRVGVGEQAVRSTLTRMVNRGLLRRQREGRKMYFGLTPQATRVLRDGRVRIWQQGAVNDDWDGTWTLLGFSLPDSWKRQRHDLRSRLTWSGFGALYSGLWIAPGQVDIAGEVTELGLAEHLKIFHAQANVATDIELMIRDTWDLERIAARYVTFDKRWTALLGSGGGSGDDPIGTRLRLVSEWLWTIRTDPRLPARHLPPEWPARPAEETFRRLAELTAAPARRAAGDLLDTVRPRHPVWGGTLESGPTADGGHEVELRLPTRSE from the coding sequence GTGGAGGACTACGACATCCTGGACACCCCGGACAGCGACGGCCCGGACAGCGCCACCTCGGCCGGTCCGCAGCCTCGCCCCCAGTCGCTCATGCTCGCCTTCTTCGGCAACCACGTGCTGGAGGAGGGCGACGGCGATCTGTGCGTGTACTCGGGCAGCATCATCGACGTGCTCGGCCGGGTCGGCGTCGGTGAACAGGCCGTACGGTCCACCCTGACCCGGATGGTCAACCGCGGACTGCTGCGGCGCCAACGCGAGGGCCGCAAGATGTACTTCGGCCTCACCCCTCAGGCGACGCGCGTCCTGCGGGACGGCCGCGTCCGCATCTGGCAGCAGGGCGCGGTCAACGACGACTGGGACGGCACCTGGACCCTCCTCGGCTTCTCCCTCCCCGACTCGTGGAAACGCCAGCGGCACGACCTGCGTTCCCGGCTGACCTGGTCCGGGTTCGGCGCCCTCTACAGCGGGCTCTGGATCGCCCCCGGGCAGGTCGACATCGCCGGGGAGGTCACCGAGCTCGGGCTCGCCGAGCACCTCAAGATCTTCCACGCACAGGCCAACGTGGCCACCGACATCGAGCTGATGATCCGCGACACCTGGGACCTGGAGCGCATCGCCGCCCGCTACGTCACCTTCGACAAACGCTGGACGGCCCTCCTGGGCTCGGGGGGCGGCTCGGGCGACGACCCCATCGGCACCCGGTTGCGGCTGGTCAGCGAGTGGCTGTGGACCATCCGCACCGACCCCCGGCTCCCCGCCCGGCACCTGCCCCCCGAGTGGCCCGCCCGCCCGGCCGAGGAGACCTTCCGCCGCCTCGCCGAGCTGACGGCGGCACCGGCACGGCGAGCGGCCGGCGACCTGCTCGACACGGTGCGACCGCGCCACCCCGTTTGGGGCGGCACCCTGGAGTCGGGCCCGACTGCCGACGGCGGCCACGAGGTGGAGCTGCGCCTCCCGACCCGCTCGGAGTGA
- a CDS encoding SpoIIE family protein phosphatase, with protein sequence MDSTADGLVACVARELLPRAEELTAEVEQCLRREMPELWAHPDAMASDNVADHVVAVLSALQYGLGPGGIEVSSDELERVRRVARHGVPVSAVLRAFRLGEGIILDHLLAEMPRCTDDAALVSEAARRLVVAATGYVDRTSEQGVVAYEQERDRRLRWRLSMVNESSVRIGTTLDIARTTQELADFATEHFADLATVDLLDSALGAHGASPDDPPASPVLHRVAQRSVAHPGPAPTSAPGPPHTFPPGSPPSRALATGQPSRHRLDGGNRAPYGAAGFAGEDGAEGGCGAVDGEGAVETDGDGGGDGDGGDGRRGRVHSTLVVPLRARGVTLGVAQFCRDRNRDAFDDEDLLLAQEIAARATIAVDNARRYTHARATALTLQRSLLPRRTPKQSAVDVAFRYLPADAQGGVGGDWYDVIPLSGARVALVVGDVVGHGIHAAATMGRLRTAVRTLADIDLPPDELLTHLDDVVLRLAAEVDENDENDENDEKSEKSEKDEKGEKGENSADGEGGEGGTVRGTSAGPMSPGRTAPGRTAPAAPAATGAVAGGGDIGATCLYAVYDPVSRRCTAARAGHVLPAVVGRDGTVDILELPPGPPLGLGGLPFEAAEFELPEGSLLALYTDGLIEARDHDIDAGLTRLRDALARPAPSLEATCDAVLEALLPARPPDDVALLLARTHALGAGQVATWDLDAEPAAVARARAHVTRQLGEWGLEELEFTAELVVSELVTNAIRYGRPPVRLRLIHDRTLICEVSDSGGTTPHLRRARVFDEGGRGLLLVAQLAEHWGTRRARRGKTVWAELNDSAVLAFPEPAALQDRADGHPA encoded by the coding sequence GTGGACTCCACGGCTGACGGTCTCGTGGCCTGTGTCGCGCGTGAGCTCCTCCCCAGAGCGGAGGAGCTGACCGCCGAGGTGGAGCAGTGCCTGCGCCGCGAGATGCCCGAACTATGGGCGCACCCCGACGCCATGGCGTCGGACAATGTCGCCGACCACGTCGTCGCGGTGCTGTCCGCCCTGCAGTACGGCCTCGGCCCGGGCGGCATCGAGGTGTCGTCCGACGAACTGGAGCGCGTACGCCGTGTCGCCCGGCACGGTGTCCCCGTGAGCGCGGTCCTGCGGGCCTTCCGGCTCGGCGAGGGAATCATCCTCGACCACCTGCTGGCGGAGATGCCCCGGTGCACCGACGACGCGGCCCTGGTCAGCGAGGCCGCGCGCCGCCTGGTCGTGGCGGCGACCGGGTACGTGGACCGTACCTCCGAGCAGGGCGTCGTCGCCTACGAGCAGGAGCGGGACCGGCGGCTGCGCTGGCGGCTGTCCATGGTGAACGAGTCGAGCGTCCGCATCGGCACCACGCTGGACATCGCCCGCACCACGCAGGAGCTGGCGGACTTCGCCACCGAGCACTTCGCCGACCTCGCCACCGTCGACCTGCTCGACTCCGCTCTCGGTGCCCACGGCGCCTCGCCGGACGACCCGCCCGCGTCACCCGTGCTCCACCGGGTCGCCCAGCGGTCCGTGGCGCACCCCGGCCCGGCGCCCACGTCCGCTCCCGGACCGCCCCACACCTTCCCGCCCGGGTCCCCGCCGTCCCGCGCCCTGGCCACGGGCCAGCCGTCCAGGCACCGCCTCGACGGCGGCAACCGGGCGCCGTACGGGGCCGCCGGGTTCGCGGGCGAGGACGGCGCTGAGGGTGGCTGCGGGGCGGTGGACGGTGAGGGCGCGGTGGAGACCGACGGCGACGGGGGCGGCGACGGCGACGGCGGGGATGGCCGGCGTGGACGGGTCCACTCCACGCTGGTGGTGCCGTTGCGGGCGCGCGGTGTCACGCTCGGGGTCGCGCAGTTCTGCCGGGACCGCAACCGGGACGCCTTCGACGACGAGGACCTGCTCCTCGCGCAGGAGATCGCGGCGAGGGCGACGATCGCCGTCGACAACGCCCGCCGGTACACCCATGCCCGCGCCACCGCCCTCACCCTGCAACGCAGCCTGCTCCCGCGCCGCACGCCGAAGCAGTCCGCCGTCGATGTCGCCTTCCGCTACCTCCCCGCCGACGCGCAGGGCGGCGTGGGCGGGGACTGGTACGACGTCATCCCCCTCTCCGGGGCCAGGGTCGCGCTCGTCGTCGGCGACGTGGTGGGGCACGGCATCCACGCCGCCGCCACCATGGGGCGCCTCAGGACCGCCGTACGCACCCTGGCCGACATCGATCTGCCACCCGACGAACTCCTCACCCACCTGGACGACGTCGTGCTCCGCCTCGCCGCCGAGGTGGACGAGAACGACGAGAACGACGAGAACGACGAGAAGAGCGAGAAGAGCGAGAAGGACGAGAAGGGCGAGAAGGGCGAGAACAGCGCGGACGGCGAGGGCGGCGAGGGCGGGACTGTCCGGGGCACCTCCGCCGGGCCCATGTCCCCCGGTCGGACCGCGCCCGGTCGGACCGCGCCCGCAGCCCCCGCTGCGACGGGTGCCGTCGCGGGAGGCGGGGACATCGGGGCCACCTGCCTGTACGCCGTGTACGACCCCGTATCGCGCCGCTGCACCGCCGCTCGTGCGGGGCACGTGCTGCCCGCCGTGGTCGGCCGGGACGGCACCGTCGACATCCTGGAGCTGCCACCGGGCCCGCCGCTCGGTTTGGGCGGGCTGCCGTTCGAGGCGGCGGAGTTCGAGCTGCCGGAGGGCAGTCTGCTCGCGCTCTACACCGACGGTCTGATCGAGGCACGGGACCACGACATCGACGCGGGCCTCACCCGGCTCCGTGACGCCCTCGCCCGGCCGGCCCCCTCCCTGGAGGCCACCTGCGACGCCGTGCTCGAAGCGCTGCTCCCGGCCAGACCGCCCGACGACGTCGCCCTGCTCCTGGCCCGGACCCACGCCCTCGGCGCGGGCCAGGTCGCCACCTGGGACCTGGACGCCGAGCCCGCGGCCGTCGCCCGCGCCAGGGCGCACGTCACCCGGCAGCTGGGCGAGTGGGGCCTGGAGGAGCTGGAGTTCACCGCCGAGCTGGTGGTCAGCGAACTGGTCACCAATGCCATCCGCTACGGCCGGCCCCCCGTCCGGCTGCGGCTCATCCACGACCGCACCCTCATCTGCGAGGTCTCCGACTCCGGTGGTACCACCCCGCACCTGCGCCGCGCCCGGGTCTTCGACGAGGGCGGCCGGGGCCTCCTCCTGGTCGCCCAGCTGGCCGAGCACTGGGGCACCCGCCGCGCCCGCCGGGGCAAGACGGTCTGGGCCGAACTGAACGACTCCGCCGTCCTCGCCTTCCCGGAGCCGGCCGCCCTCCAGGACAGGGCCGACGGCCACCCCGCATGA
- a CDS encoding serine/threonine-protein kinase, with translation MVSDVGRLVAGRYRLTEQIGRGGMGTVWRAGDEVLDRQVVLKRLHVQPHLSPDDLLTLYERTRREARSAARIAHPNVIVVHDVVDDHLDMNADGRPCIVMEYVPAPTLADLLADGRTLLPEEAARIGLGMVAALRAAHAAGVLHRDVKPGNVLLGAEGRVVLTDFGIAMTADASTLTKTGEMVGSIHYMAPERIRGQKPGPASDLWALGATLYQAVEGRPPFRRLTAMEAAYAIAVDPLEPLKRGGALGPLIEALLAKEPADRPTTEQTERALRAVVSGQPTVALPLPTPGAGALAGGGTSTGGSPTGPSYGLAHDGGGHDGFGTGAAEAGVRATRVHDTGGDRAGGRHTGPGSLATGDGSAADGGRPVGAGRKKRRLLVTVAVAVTVAATVVGPALYVTGDPARQSAPPSGRNSATPSPSASPVPDGFHLVTDETLGISFPVPDGWKAGKRTSESLTYTDETGLAELTVGIVDPAGSHPMAHFEDIEANTKVNYPGSYRRLRMQRTSFRGEPAAIWEFTFQGRARAFRAIDLGYGREGEREYDIYLSAPALDWDTYRPVFDTAKGGFVTGAAVRAP, from the coding sequence GTGGTGTCGGACGTAGGGCGGCTCGTCGCCGGGCGCTACCGGCTCACGGAGCAGATAGGCCGTGGCGGCATGGGCACGGTGTGGCGGGCCGGGGACGAGGTCCTCGACCGTCAGGTCGTGCTGAAGCGGCTGCACGTGCAGCCGCATCTGTCGCCGGACGACCTCCTCACCCTGTACGAGCGCACGCGCCGCGAGGCCCGCAGCGCGGCCCGGATCGCGCACCCGAACGTGATCGTCGTCCATGACGTGGTGGACGACCACCTGGACATGAACGCTGACGGCCGGCCCTGCATCGTCATGGAGTACGTCCCGGCGCCCACCCTCGCCGATCTCCTCGCCGACGGCCGGACCCTCCTGCCCGAGGAGGCGGCCCGTATCGGTCTGGGCATGGTCGCCGCGCTGCGCGCCGCGCACGCCGCGGGTGTGCTGCACCGCGACGTCAAACCCGGCAACGTCCTGCTCGGGGCCGAGGGCCGGGTCGTCCTCACCGACTTCGGCATCGCGATGACGGCGGACGCCTCGACCCTCACCAAGACCGGCGAGATGGTCGGCTCCATCCACTACATGGCCCCGGAGCGCATCCGCGGCCAGAAGCCCGGCCCGGCCTCGGACCTGTGGGCCCTCGGGGCCACGCTCTACCAGGCGGTCGAGGGCCGGCCGCCGTTCCGCCGCCTCACCGCGATGGAGGCCGCGTACGCCATCGCCGTGGACCCCCTGGAGCCCCTGAAGCGGGGCGGCGCCCTGGGTCCCCTCATCGAGGCACTCCTGGCCAAGGAACCCGCCGACCGGCCCACCACCGAACAGACCGAACGAGCCCTCCGCGCCGTGGTCTCCGGCCAGCCGACCGTCGCGCTGCCGTTGCCGACGCCGGGGGCCGGAGCCCTGGCCGGAGGAGGCACGTCCACCGGCGGCTCGCCCACCGGACCCTCGTACGGGCTCGCGCACGACGGAGGCGGGCACGACGGGTTCGGGACCGGCGCTGCCGAGGCCGGGGTCCGCGCGACCCGTGTGCACGACACCGGCGGTGACCGGGCCGGGGGTCGGCACACCGGCCCAGGGAGCCTCGCCACTGGTGACGGAAGCGCCGCGGACGGTGGGCGGCCCGTCGGCGCGGGTCGGAAGAAGCGCCGACTGCTCGTCACGGTCGCCGTCGCGGTGACCGTGGCCGCGACGGTCGTCGGCCCCGCGCTCTACGTGACCGGGGACCCGGCCCGGCAGTCCGCGCCCCCGAGCGGCCGCAACTCCGCCACCCCTTCCCCCTCCGCCTCGCCCGTACCCGACGGCTTCCACCTGGTCACGGACGAGACCCTCGGCATCTCCTTCCCCGTCCCGGACGGCTGGAAGGCCGGCAAGCGGACGTCCGAGTCGCTCACGTACACCGACGAGACCGGACTCGCCGAACTCACGGTCGGCATCGTGGACCCCGCCGGCTCGCACCCCATGGCCCACTTCGAGGACATCGAGGCCAACACCAAGGTCAACTACCCGGGCTCGTACCGGCGGCTGCGGATGCAGCGGACCTCCTTCCGCGGGGAGCCGGCGGCCATCTGGGAGTTCACCTTCCAGGGCCGGGCCCGAGCCTTCCGCGCCATCGACCTCGGATACGGCCGCGAGGGCGAACGCGAGTACGACATCTACCTCTCGGCCCCGGCCCTGGACTGGGACACCTACCGCCCCGTCTTCGACACGGCCAAGGGCGGCTTCGTCACGGGCGCCGCGGTCAGGGCCCCGTGA